One part of the Rattus rattus isolate New Zealand chromosome 14, Rrattus_CSIRO_v1, whole genome shotgun sequence genome encodes these proteins:
- the LOC116915218 gene encoding prolactin-5A1-like: MQLSLTGPHSWALLTLLLSNLLLWENVASLPMCEVINGQCQLTLENLLNQAYGLSENTNHLTSEIFNEFDKEYSSVSGFSDTIPLVCSNYSLPVSNITIQEQEIQSEVLLKVTIDTLLGWNNTLSEVAADMDDLKSIPGVGAFISNVRKIAAKFTRLTTVLKEVKSLLKLARLDLEEEEDNPASAGLPSLHLLNNPSRLTFYHALLGCVSYDAEKIASHVKILRCKMIHGKC, translated from the exons atgcagctgtctttgactggaccacactcct GGGCACTCCTGACACTGCTGTTGTCAAACCTGCTTCTGTGGGAGAATGTGGCCTCTTTGCCCATGTGTGAAGTAATAAATGGGCAATGCCAGCTGACTCTTGAGAACTTGCTTAATCAGGCATATGGGCTATCTGAGAACACCAATCATCTCACGTCAGAAATATTCAATGAGTTT GATAAAGAATACTCTTCAGTTTCAGGCTTCTCGGACACAATCCCCCTGGTGTGCTCCAATTATTCCCTCCCTGTTTCAAATATCACAATACAAGAACAAGAGATTCAG TCTGAGGTCCTCTTGAAAGTGACCATAGATACGCTCCTTGGCTGGAACAacaccctgagtgaggtagcagCAGATATGGATGACCTGAAATCAATTCCTGGTGTTGGAGCTTTCATATCTAATGTCAGAAAAATAGCTGCAAAATTCACAAGACTCACAACTGTACTAAAAGAAGTCAAGTCATTGCTCAAACTG GCTCGTCTTGAccttgaggaagaggaggacaaccCTGCCTCAGCTGGACTTCCATCATTGCATCTGCTAAATAATCCCTCTCGCCTTACCTTCTATCACGCCCTTCTGGGCTGTGTGAGTTATGATGCAGAAAAGATTGCAAGTCATGTGAAGATCCTGAGGTGCAAAATGATCCATGGAAAATGCTAA